DNA sequence from the Janibacter sp. CX7 genome:
CGAGCGCGCGCACCTGCTCCCTCGCCTCGTCGACCTGCTGCCGGGCGTCCGCCCCGGTGGCGGGGCGGAGGCGCAGGTCATCGGCAGAGGTCAGGAGCTGCCACCCCTTCGCCATGTCACGGGTGGCATCGGCCCGCGCGGTCGCCAGCTCGAGCGCCTCGTCGGCGGAGCCCACCCGGGTGCCGTCGATCTGCGCCCAGCGCTCGGGATGGCCGCTCAGCACGACGACGCGGCCGTCGTCGGCGACGGCGACGAACCACCGGGCCGGGTGCGATGCGCCGCGCCAGACGACGTCGAGCAGGCGCCACCCGCGCAGCGCCGCCACGGGCACGGGACGCAGACGGGTCCTGGCGTCGGTGACGACCGACGCCAGCATCGGCTCGTCCGTCGTCGTCGAGATGGTCGCGATGTCGGTCATGAGTTGTCCTCGTCCCACTGCTCGCCGTAGTAGTCCATGTAGGTCTCGTCGCCGTCGCCCGTCGACGGGGAGTAGTAGCCGCTCTCGAAGAGCTCGCGGATCGCGGCGCGCCCGGCGGCGTCGGCCTCCTCGGGGGTCGCGCCGGCGGCGACGGCCTCGTCGTGGGCCACGAGGTAGTTGGTGATGTGCTGCTCGTCGGTCGACAGCGAGCTCTCGCCGTCGGCCGCCTGGTAGTAGTAGGCCTCCTGGGTCATCGCCTCGACCTCGCCGTCGATCTGCGCCGTGACGTACTCGTCGCGGGTGACCTCGGTGGTCTCGACGGTCAGGCCCTCGATGTCCGAGCGGGCGTGGCTCGCCTCGTGGATGAGCGACCACTCGTCGGCCGTCGAACCGAGGACGATGACGTCGGTGCCGGGGTTGTAGAAGGTGCCGCCGTTGCCGCCCACGACGACCTCGATGCCCTCGTCGGCGAGCCACTGCAGCAGCTCGCGGCCCTGCTCCGTCTGCATCAGCTCGGGCACACCGGGGTCGTCCGGGTCGAGCCCCTCGGGCAGCTCCGCGCCGGGGGAGCGGGCGATCTTGGTCATGCCGTGCCCCGGCTTGGTGTCCGTGTCGCCGTCCCCGGTGGCGGGCTCGGGGCTCACGCCCGGGGCGAAGGGGGCGCCCCCCGGCCTTGTCGTGCTCACCTCGTCCTGGTCCCCGGCCTGTCGCCGCAGGTCGCCGGCGAAGCCGTCGAGCCGGCTCGCGAGGTCGTCGACGACCCGGCTGGCGCCGGCCCAGCCGTGCGCGAAGTGCTCGACGTCGGGGCCCTGCCAGGCGTCGCCGAGCACCGCCAGCAGCCGGCTGCCCGTGGTGCCGACGTCGCGCACGTCCTCAGCGCACCGCCCGAGCTGGGCGGCGATCTCGTGCAGGCGCGCGGTGTCAGCGCCGTGGGTCACCGGACTCATGGTCGGAGCCTAGGGAATCCGCCGCGCTGACGGCAGGGGGAGCGCTCCCCACGCCGTCCGGCCCCCGAACTTCGCAAAACCCTAGGGTCTTGCGAAGTTCCCCCCGGCCCACTCCGCAGGACCCTAGGGTTTTGCAGAGTTCGAAGGGGAGATCGGCGCCGGCTGCCGGCGGGCTCCCCGCGTGCTCAGGCCTGGTCGTCGGGAGCGCCCACGGTCTCCTGCACCGGGCCCTCCGCCGTGATCTCGACGACCGGCTCACCGTCGACCGGTGGCATGCCCGGGTCGACCGCCTCGGTCG
Encoded proteins:
- a CDS encoding WXG100 family type VII secretion target, giving the protein MSPVTHGADTARLHEIAAQLGRCAEDVRDVGTTGSRLLAVLGDAWQGPDVEHFAHGWAGASRVVDDLASRLDGFAGDLRRQAGDQDEVSTTRPGGAPFAPGVSPEPATGDGDTDTKPGHGMTKIARSPGAELPEGLDPDDPGVPELMQTEQGRELLQWLADEGIEVVVGGNGGTFYNPGTDVIVLGSTADEWSLIHEASHARSDIEGLTVETTEVTRDEYVTAQIDGEVEAMTQEAYYYQAADGESSLSTDEQHITNYLVAHDEAVAAGATPEEADAAGRAAIRELFESGYYSPSTGDGDETYMDYYGEQWDEDNS